A portion of the Malassezia japonica chromosome 3, complete sequence genome contains these proteins:
- the MRPL51 gene encoding 39S ribosomal protein L51, mitochondrial (EggNog:ENOG503P3DJ; COG:J; BUSCO:EOG092656JA) gives MSRARIVRSALSTKPQPGGGLGTFTLPCRKMVIEYCEKSAASKGTRDFLLNQLAPLARAHPSVEFVVQPRPQRAPLLRGFYLNGRTKEMSTHNLPATQIGPKAQQILDSSGKKTHGLKRNTVESSSESARGIWSPLHDDPREL, from the exons ATgtctcgcgcgcgcatcgtccgcagcgcgctctcGACAAAGCCGCAGCCTGGCGGCGGGCTCGGTACTTTTACGCTGCCGTGCCGCAAGATGGTCATTGAATACtgcgaaaagagcgcggCCAGCAAAGGCACGAGGGACTTTTTGCTGAaccagctcgcgccgcttgcgcgtGCACACCCCTCGGTCGAGTTTGTCGTCCAGCCACGCCCGCAGCGTGCACCGCTCCTGCGTGGATTCTACT TGAACGGCCGCACGAAAGAAATGTCGACGCACAACCTCCCGGCGACGCAGATCGGGcccaaggcgcagcagatCCTCGACTCGAGCGGCAAGAAGACGCATGGGCTCAAGCGCAACACGGTCGagtcctcgagcgagtcggcACGCGGCATTTGGAGTCCGCTGCACGATGATCCCCGCGAACTTTAG
- the ERF1 gene encoding translation termination factor eRF1 (COG:J; EggNog:ENOG503NU1U; BUSCO:EOG09262CDO), producing MPEQLSEADANIQIWKVKKLVKSLDSARGAGTSMISLILPPKSQLSQATNMLTQEYGTASNIKSRVNRLSVLAAITSTQQRLKLYTRVPDNGLVVYCGTILTPEGKEKKVNFSFEPFKPINTSLYLCDNKFHTEALSELLESDARFGFIIMDGNGSLFGTVTGNARQVLHKFSVDLPKKHGRGGQSALRFSRLREEARHNYVRKVAEFATQHFITDNKCNVTGLVLAGSADFKTELSQSDMFDYRLAPKIIQIVDVSYGGENGFNQAIELAADSLANVKFVQEKRLIQKYFDEISMESGKYCFGLDDTFRALEMGAVETLIVWENLEYTRYNLRDSNGSEHVLLLNKEQEQDRSRFVDSATGTEMETIEEPQPLLEWIAENYKQFGTNLEFVTDRSQEGMQFCKGFGGIGGILRYKVAFEDLAMYDEEEGEFMSDDDDD from the exons ATGCCTGAACAACTCAGTGAAGCCGATGCGAACATCCAGATCTGGAAGGTGAAGAAGCTCGTCAAGAGCCTCGACAGTGCACGTGGTGCCGGCACGTCGATGATCAGTCTGATTCTTCCTCCTAAGTCGCAGCTCTCGCAGGCCACCAACATGCTTACGCAGGAATACGGTACCGCGAGCAACATCAAGTCGCGCGTCAACCGTCTGTCTGTTCTTGCCGCGATTACCTcgacgcagcagcgctTGAAGCTCTACACGCGTGTGCCCGACAATGGTCTGGTGGTGTACTGTGGCACGATCCTCACGCCGGAAGGCAAGGAGAAGAAGGTCAACTTTTCGTTTGAGCCTTTCAAGCCGATCAACACCTCGCTCTACCTCTGCGACAACAAGTTCcacaccgaggcgctctcgGAGTTGCTCGAGTCGGATGCCAGGTTTGGTTTCATTATTATGGATGGTAACGGCTCGCTCTTCGGTACGGTCACGGGTAACGCGCGCCAGGTGCTGCACAAGTTCTCGGTGGACCTGCCCAAGAAGCACGGTCGTGGTGGTCAGTCCGCGCTGCGTTTCTCGCGTCTGCGTGAGGAAGCCCGTCACAACTACGTGCGCAAGGTCGCCGAGTTTGCGACGCAGCACTTTATTACCGACAACAAGTGCAACGTCACCGGTCTCGTTCTCGCCGGTTCCGCCGACTTCAAGACGGAGCTGAGCCAGTCGGACATGTTTGACTACCGTCTCGCACCCAAGATCATCCAGATTGTCGACGTGTCGTACGGTGGTGAAAACGGTTTCAACCAGGCCATTGAGCTTGCGGCGGACTCGCTTGCGAACGTCAAGTTCGTCCAAGAGAAGCGCCTCATCCAAAAATACTTTGACGAAATCTCTATGGAGTCGGGCAAGTACTGcttcggcctcgacgacaccttccgcgcgctcgagatgGGTGCGGTAGAGACGCTCATTGTCTGGGAGAACCTCGAGTACACGCGCTACAACCTGCGCGACTCGAACGGGTCCGAGCACGTTCTGCTCCTCAACAAGGAGCAGGAACAGGACCGCTCGCGGTTCGTCGACTCTGCGACCGGCACCGAGATGGAGACGATTGAGGAGCCCCAACCGCTGCTGGAGTGGATCGCAGAGAACTACAAGCAGTTCGGTACCAACCTAGAGT TCGTGACCGATCGCTCGCAAGAGGGCATGCAGTTCTGCAAGGGCTTTGGTGGTATCGGAGGTATCCTCCGCTACAAGGTGGCCTTTGAGGACCTCGCGATGTACGATGAGGAGGAGGGCGAGTTCatgagcgacgacgacgacgattAG
- a CDS encoding uncharacterized protein (EggNog:ENOG503P6SQ; COG:S), producing the protein MSSPYAFKPGGALKLKGDDKKKKKKSSTSAAVRAEGGEPSKGKDTSSVKPASQMPAPARTATKAEQKFEEVRLKRLHDQVRKEARKSHKEKVDSFNAYLETLTDINDLPKIGPG; encoded by the exons ATGTCGTCGCCGTATGCATTCAAACCCGGAGGGGCGTTGAAATTGAAAGGCGATGATAAGAA AAAAAAGAAAaagtcgagcacctcggcggcggtgcgtgcggaAGGCGGTGAGCCCTCCAAGGGCAAGGACACGTCGTCGGTGAAGCCCGCCTCGCAGatgcctgcgcctgcgcgtaCGGCAACCAAGGCAGAGCAAAAATTCGAAGAAGTGCGTCTGAAGCGG CTCCATGACCAAGTacgcaaagaggcgcgcaagtCGCACAAAGAAAAGGTTGACTCGTTCAACGCGtacctcgagacgctgacCGACATCAATGATCTCCCCAAGATCGGTCCTGGCTAA
- a CDS encoding uncharacterized protein (EggNog:ENOG503NU2F; COG:T; COG:Z) → METLFGRKRRTQKDDANVLRAGLEEGRTSTSSMRDVPTISPVRASAMQGKSSGNAHDTTLTEALVKPPSIRAITPGLAATGTPRDAGAAALRRSVMSHLPEARASRPPDADVERMFADLMDRRDLLSNAGTAPLSSDARQNMMTFSVEKKWTLVYNDLLTEQSNDRERERARRVFPTSTPSAPAPQSTMVLMRNSPEWFIKKFMDGTVTSKHIESLAVTLRTCAIGWLQNFVEAKGTPVLSSFLAGLHSRVPPSGQDLALEYEVLKAFRSLFNSKPGAHDALQHPKCISGITQSLVSTQLSTRKQASDILLFLCHWEKPEGHRLVLQGIDDLRAVHNLPGRFDGWFSALESALDGRGRMGSLVGASDEVRRLQLTSMPESGLTEYVANNMFLINAIVNSDIVDSLQVRVHLRSQMTASGIVRIMTKMRALMTPDLDTQLTVYEKGAAADQEELVESMGREGSALLDPHDLLQAVLSRVQDTRAREFLLSALQHLLLIQREGADLVHSYQLIDSMVSTVAMDRNGAATQGDLESLLGTSVSNVLGRFAEQDLLERTQAELRDARAQLQAREAETTRLRHELEASQGGLVGQLQSQLAEAQQDLAMSRENASGLQRDMDEMERTYVDRILALELGLRESNALLKQHEENANAAFAQFDRQVLRDSLERQVERSRTIRKLVSTTGRQEPLPPLDTSPDPGQVPRFTGAPPLPPVPQGPPTPTPPTPTPPPRAPERTTPTQMDRSMSADAERIGKAALDLDVSDSNEGTEPPPPSFDELDEWSMQAVLASGMAKNADLQSRMKEVRASRIRRRNDSSLPGTPEKAARIEQDEAPTDEVPIDEAPAKDAKEDVGEVAPPPPPPPPPPPPPPGGVSPPPPPPPPPPPPPGTADSGIPPPPPPPPAPGAPPANASLMAQLRARVSSKGEGEPKDRSSLMDVRTSFASESLGPAGPVHAPPAPPLHGAMPGNLRKSVLDMAKGRMKQVQWDKLSAEHASATVWGKTGVDEETLRDLFLHQGVFNEMEEEFKAKEASKKVAAAVKKDQKELQTHLNYATRQGIEMVLKRVKSRLTDSKQCTPEEVAHLIIQCDPQVCDQSILTELLRYYPESETKGRLGEYKNASDEQLRLLHPADRLVVLLMTVPHLKDKVKGLLYMSKYADTIELIRTGLTRIRRGSEAMMNAPKFAQLLSIVLMFGNYLNATGIKGGAYGFRISSINKLVDTKAGDGTTLLHFVERTVSQHFPELDGFTEELTAATEACRVQLLDLKHDLAELKSGNTQHKKELDRLLGEHEENLEDPYAKIMLPFLQQTTNELSRLNDQIQHTERVFCDALRFYGEGPDPIRRGFVAPKSMPTEEFFGIFKEFLTAYRKVKQDNAVRAQQRAAEAARRAVAQERERERKEAKQRKEAGVNDNAVLESLLGSLRASGGTPMRQRRSARRNARKPTGELRPEDAEPLPESPSSVAAVMLAKLQGQPREGAEADALPVAQATAAARADRRRERRERNSVPVLSDLPTRTSSRADTLSNSGSPPASPVEDDSGAFDSMVVAEPSSLDEDLSSFHSTLPHTPEHLVSRTPERPRTAGTTPRAPSPDSFYETPERPSQHRGDTGSPSSTHSADVLVPPYRSTGFE, encoded by the coding sequence aTGGAGACACTCTTCGGccgcaagcggcgcacacAGAAAGACGATGCGAatgtgctgcgcgccggcctcgaAGAGGGCCGGACGAGCACCAGCAGCATGCGTGACGTGCCGACCATCTCGCCTGTGCGCGCGTCTGCCATGCAGGGGAAAAGCAGTGGAAATGCGCACGACACGACActgaccgaggcgcttgtcAAGCCGCCGTCCATACGTGCCATTACACCCGGCCTTGCTGCCACGGgaacgccgcgcgacgccggcgcagcggcgctccgccgcTCGGTCATGTCGCATctgcccgaggcgcgtgcaTCGCGCCCGCCCGATGCAGATGTAGAGCGCATGTTTGCCGACCTCATGGACCGCCGTGACCTGCTGTCGAACGCTGGCACCGCACCGCTCTcgagcgatgcgcgacaAAACATGATGACATTCAGCGTCGAGAAAAAGTGGACGCTCGTCTACAACGACCTCTTGACCGAGCAGAGCAAtgaccgcgagcgcgagcgggcACGCCGTGTATTTCCAACCAGCACAccgagtgcgccggcgccgcagtcGACCATGGTCCTGATGCGCAACTCACCAGAGTGGTTCATCAAGAAGTTTATGGACGGCACAGTGACGAGCAAGCATATCGAGTCACTTGCGGTCACACTACGTACGTGCGCCATTGGCTGGCTGCAAAACTTTGTCGAGGCCAAAGGCACGCCGGTCCTCTCGTCCTTCCTCGCCGGGCTGCACTCGCGTGTGCCACCCAGCGGGCAGGACCTAGCGCTGGAGTACGAGGTGCTGAAAGCCTTTCGCTCGCTCTTTAACAGCAAGCCCGGCGCACACGATGCACTGCAGCATCCCAAGTGCATTAGCGGCATCACGCAGTCGCTCGTCTCGACGCAGCTCTCGACACGAAAGCAGGCGTCCGATATCCTCCTCTTTTTGTGCCACTGGGAGAAGCCGGAAGGGCACCGCCTTGTGCTGCAAGGAATCGACGACCTGCGTGCGGTGCACAACCTCCCTGGCCGCTTTGACGGCTGGTTCTCTGCGCTCGAAtctgcgctcgacggccggGGGCGCATGGGCAGCCTCGTCGGTGCGTcggacgaggtgcggcgGCTGCAGCTCACGAGCATGCCGGAATCAGGCCTGACGGAGTATGTCGCCAACAACATGTTCCTCATCAATGCGATTGTGAACAGCGACATTGTCGACTCGCTCCAGGTGCGTGTTCACCTGCGCAGCCAGATgacggcgagcggcatCGTGCGTATCATGACCAAGATGCGCGCGCTGATGACGCCGGACCTCGATACACAGCTCACCGTGTACGAAaaaggcgcggcggccgaccaggaggagctcgtcgagtcGATGGGCCGCGAAGGCtctgcgctcctcgacccACACGACCTCTTGCAGGCGGTCCTGAGCCGCGTCCAGGacacgcgtgcgcgcgagtTTCTGCTCAGCGCACTGCAGCATCTCTTGCTCATCCAGCGCGAAGGGGCCGATTTGGTCCACTCCTACCAGCTGATCGACTCGATGGTGTCGACCGTCGCGATGGACCGCaacggcgccgcgacacAGGGCGACCTCGAGTCCCTCCTGGGCACATCGGTTAGCAACGTCCTCGGGCGcttcgccgagcaggacctcctcgagcgcacgcaggctgagctgcgcgacgcccgcgcaCAGCTGCAGGCACGCGAAGCCGAGACGACGCGCCTAcgccacgagctcgaggcgtcgcaaggcggcctcgtcggccagctCCAGAGCcagcttgccgaggcgcagcaggaccTCGCCATGTCGCGCGAAAATGCCTCAGGCCTCCAGCGGGACATGGACGAAATGGAGCGGACGTACGTCGACCGTATTCTTGCCCTCGAACTGGGTCTGCGCGAGTCCaacgcgctgctcaagcAGCACGAAGAGAACGCCAACGCGGCCTTTGCCCAGTTCGACCGCCAGGTGTtgcgcgactcgctcgagcgccaagTCGAACGCAGCCGCACGATCCGCAAACTCGTCTCGACGACTGGGCGCCAGGAGCCGCTGCCCCCGCTCGACACGTCGCCGGACCCCGGGCAGGTGCCCCGCTTtaccggcgcgccgccgctcccgCCCGTACCGCAGGGACCGCCGacaccgacgccgccgacaccgacgccgcccCCACGCGCTCCGgagcgcacgacgccgacgcagaTGGACCGCAGCATGTCTgccgacgcggagcgcatcggcaaggcggcgctcgacctggaCGTGTCCGACAGCAACGAGGGTACCGAGCCGCCTCCGCCGTCCTTTGATGAGCTCGACGAATGGAGCATGCAGGCTGTCTTGGCCTCGGGCATGGCAAAGAATGCGGATTTGCAGTCACGCATGAAAGAGGTCCGTGCGTCGCGTATCCGCCGCCGGAACGACTCGTCCCTGCCGGGCACGCCCGaaaaggcggcgcgcatcgagcaggacgaggcaCCGACAGATGAGGTACCGATAGACGAGGCACCGGCCAAAGACGCCAAGGaagacgtcggcgaggttgcaccgccgccaccaccgccgccgcctcctccGCCACCACCGCCCGGCGGTGTCTCCCCGCCCcctccgccgccgccgccaccgccgccgcctcctgGCACGGCCGACAGTGGGattccgccgccgccgccgccaccgcctgcgcccggtgCACCCCCCGCGAATGCATCGCTcatggcgcagctgcgtgcgcgcgtgAGCTCCAAGGGCGAAGGGGAGCCGAAAGACCGCTCGTCGCTGATGgacgtgcgcacgagcttTGCGTCTGAGTCACTGGGCCCTGCTGGCCCCGTGCACGCCCCGCCTGCCCcgccgctgcacggcgcaaTGCCCGGGAACTTGCGCAAGAGTGTGCTGGACATGGCCAAGGGCCGCATGAAGCAGGTGCAATGGGACAAGCTCTCTGCGGAGCATGCGTCGGCCACCGTCTGGGGCAAGACAGGCGTGGATGAGGAGACGCTCCGCGACCTCTTTCTGCACCAAGGTGTCTTTAATGAAATGGAGGAAGAGTTCAAAGCCAAAGAGGCCTCGAAAAAGGTCGCTGCCGCTGTCAAGAAGGACCAGAAAGAGCTGCAGACGCATCTCAACTATGCGACGCGCCAAGGCATTGAGATGGTGCTCAAGCGCGTCAAGAGCCGCCTTACGGACAGCAAGCAGTGTACGCCCGAGGAGGTTGCGCACCTCATTATCCAATGTGACCCCCAGGTGTGCGACCAAAGCATCCTCACCGAGCTTCTGCGGTACTACCCCGAGTCCGAGACCAAGGGCCGGTTGGGCGAATACAAGAATGCCTCggacgagcagctgcgtctGCTGCACCCTGCCGACCGTCTGGTGGTGCTGCTGATGACGGTCCCTCATTTGAAGGACAAGGTCAAGGGCCTGCTGTACATGTCCAAGTATGCCGACACCATCGAGCTGATCCGTACCGGACTCACGCGTatccgccgcggctcggAGGCGATGATGAATGCGCCCAAGTTTGCACAGCTCCTCTCGATCGTGCTCATGTTTGGCAACTACCTCAATGCAACCGGTATCAAGGGTGGTGCGTACGGTTTCCGTATCAGCAGCATCAACAAGCTCGTCGATACCAaggccggcgacggcacgaCGCTCTTGCACTTTGTCGAGCGTACTGTCTCGCAGCACTTCCCCGAGCTTGACGGGTTCACCGAGGAGCTCACGGCGGCGACAGAGGCGTGCCGCGTCCAGCTCCTGGACCTCAagcacgacctcgccgagctcaagtCGGGCAACACACAGCACAAGAAGGAGCTCGATCgtctgctcggcgagcacgaaGAAAACCTCGAGGATCCCTACGCCAAGATCATGCTTCCTTTCCTCCAACAGACGACCAACGAGCTCTCGCGGCTCAACGACCAGATTCAGCACACGGAGCGCGTCTTTTGCGATGCACTGCGCTTCTACGGCGAGGGTCCCGACCCCATCCGCCGCGGCTTTGTCGCGCCCAAGTCCATGCCGACCGAGGAGTTCTTTGGCATCTTTAAAGAGTTCCTCACCGCCTACCGCAAGGTCAAGCAGGACAATGCGGTACGAgcacagcagcgcgccgctgaggccgcgcgccgcgccgtcgcccaggagcgcgagcgcgagcgcaaggaggccaagcagcgcaaagaggccggTGTCAACGACAATGCCgtgctcgagtcgctccttggctcgctgcgggcgagcggcgggacgccgatgcgccagcgccgcagtgcgcgccgcaacgCGCGCAAGCCCACGGGAGAGCTGCGGCCAGAGGATGCCGAGCCGCTTCCCGAGAGCCCGTCGAGTGTCGCTGCCGTGATGCTTGCCAAGCTCCAGGGCCAGCCGCGCGAGGGGGCCGaggccgatgcgctgcctgtcgcgcaggcgaccgctgctgcgcgggccgaccgccgccgcgagcgccgcgagcgcaacAGCGTTCCAGTGCTCAGCGACctgccgacgcgcaccaGCAGCCGCGCAGATACCCTATCTAATTCCGGCTCGCCGCCAGCGAGCCCCGTGGAGGACGACAGCGGAGCATTTGACTCGatggtcgtcgccgagccttcgtcgctggacgaggacctgTCGTCCTTCCACTCTACGCTGCCTCATACGCCCGAGCACCTCGTGTCGAGGACGCCAgagcggccgcgcaccgcggGCACGACGCCCCGGGCGCCCTCGCCCGACTCGTTTTACGAGACACCCGAGCGTCCCTCTCAGCACCGTGGCGATACtggctcgccgtcgagtACGCACTCGGCAGACGTCCTTGTACCTCCCTATCGCTCCACAGGTTTTGAATAG
- the VMA8 gene encoding H(+)-transporting V1 sector ATPase subunit D (EggNog:ENOG503NUXA; BUSCO:EOG09264IMV; COG:C): protein MSSSGQREAVFATRQTLGNTKLRLKGAQNGHSLLKRKADALSKRFRTITGKIQDAKKQMGKVLQLAAFSMVEVSYATGDIGYAVRENVKNATFKVRARQENISGVLLPSFAVQSSGDNSEQSKDTEEGESTAAPQEFSLTGLGRGGQQVQKARETYAKALRVLVDLASLQTAFVILDEVIRLTNRRVNAIEHVIIPRLENTIAYIVSELDEMDREEFFRLKKVQGKKKREAAAEDKDEGVPETEEIQGAEASVIEKAEGDMLSAGKDSDVIF, encoded by the exons ATGTCGTCCTCGGGACAGCGAGAGGCCGTGTTTGCGACGCGGCAGACGCTGGGCAACACGAAGCTTCGTCTGAAAGGCGCACAGAATGGCCACTCACTCCtgaagcgcaaggcggaTGCGCTTTCGAAGCGTTTCCGCACGATCACGGGCAAGATTCAGGACGCCAAAAAGCAGATGGGCAAGGTActgcagctcgctgcgTTCAGCATGGTCGAAGTGAGCTATGCGACGGGTGATATTGGCTATGCAGTACGTGAGAACGTCAAGAACGCTACGTTCAAGgtgcgcgcacgccagGAGAACATTAGCGGTGTGCTGCTCCCCTCGTTCGCCGTGCAGTCCTCGGGCGATAACAGCGAGCAGAGCAAGGATACGGAGGAGGGCGagtcgacggccgcgccgcaagaGTTCAGCCTCACCGGTCTGGGCCGCGGTGGCCAGCAGGTACAAAAGGCCCGCGAGACGtacgccaaggcgctgcgtgtgctcgtcgacctcgcgaGTCTGCAGACGGCGTTTGtgatcctcgacgaggtcatCCGCCTGACGAACCGCCGTGTGAATGCGATTGAGCACGTCATTATTCCCCGGCTCGAGAACACGATTGCT TACATTGTCTCGGAGCTCGATGAGATGGACCGCGAGGAGTTCTTCCGCCTGAAAAAGGTGCAAGGCAAGAagaagcgcgaggccgccgccgaggacaAGGACGAGGGCGTGCCGGAGACCGAAGAGATCCAAGGTGCGGAAGCGTCCGTCATCGAGAAGGCCGAGGGCGACATGCTTAGCGCCGGCAAGGACAGCGACGTGATCTTCTAG